From Cydia strobilella chromosome 3, ilCydStro3.1, whole genome shotgun sequence:
GGTGTAATATTCATAAGTAAGTATGTCAGTTTAATCAcaattcattaaaataactCATCAATTAAAGTtagttattttaatacatatttagtttatatttaagtttagtttttaattagttttatgttTAGATTTTGTGTTATATCCTATGGCAGTAAAAAGTAGTTCCTATGCCAATTCTtaagattagttgccaagcggaccccaggctcccatgagccgtggcaaaatgccgggacaacacAAGGAAGATGATTTTGTGGTATATCatcattaaaatacatttataacgGAACACATATGTAGAGGATCCGTGTAACAGATCGAAACATAGCTCTATATATCTGAGAAactttttataaatgttataatatagtttaatatgtctgtgagTCTAGTGTGGAGGCCCTGGGGCAACAAAGGAGTGGAGGCCCCCTGGCCCTAAATTATTTTTCCGAACTCTCTATTGTGGGGGGCAGGGCCGGATCTaaggtagagcgagtggagcggccgcttaaggcgccggatggcaagggggacaccaaaatggcaaatgagaaaaaaagggtaaaaagctttaacgaagggcgccaaatccccatttcgctctaccctgatcaaggactcgggccggcactggtgGGAGGCCACTCTTTTGTGGAGGCCCGGGCAGTTACACCGGTTGCCCTCCCCTAAATCCGGGTATGAGTCACGGaagtttcatattttatttagatcATCACTTCCAATTTCCATGTGACTTGGTTTTGTGTCTGTTgcatcaataatattatttaagacgTGAAATGTGGTGCTCTGTAGTGTCTGTAGGTAGAGCGGCACGCAGTTAAAAACGGTTTATGTCGACCAGTTGGATCAGAAAAAGTTGTAAATATCCTtaccatggaaatctgttccttgTAAACAATTCCTTATTATTCGGAGAGCATTCCTCACAAGTAAAATCGAAGAAAACATCGCAAGCTAAGTCTCCCGGTGTACCCTGCCGCCGCAAACAAGTCAAATGTACGAAACATATACACGTATCACAGATCAGACCGGGCCGGTATTGCTTGTTCTCTGGGTCGTTACAATACTTGCAAATTGTCGTCATTGTgcataaaacatttaaatatagttTGATTTGTTGTTTTACGATGTAAGACGACGATATCGTTTGGTTTTCAATAACATAACCTCAAAACtgcgctgtcactgtcaatgtcATTGAAATTTGCGACTTGCGTTTCGATatggggacttccggttcgagcgccatcttgatagttagcatcgtgattaattactttgttttttgcttattaatattgtttaaagtgtaatatcgatagcttattatacagtaaactaatgtggtagtgtgcagtgaatggagaattaattttgaaacgcgtttaaccaccatcttggagtcaacggccggtagtccacgtgcttcttgtaaagtctagctatcgatttacaagagctaacaaatcaccgtacactgtcttgtacaaccgtacaatttttgtcgtttgtaaacctctcaataccttgatactggcgaaatagcccactgggctgaagccataattttaaaagaagaagaagaagaagtttcgATATGGCATCATAAATATCTTTGGTAAGTACAGTAAAATTTGCAATAAGTACAAATTTGgagtcaagccatttccgtcattagaaaaaagctataaaattaaaaaatgtaggcgcgaagggtaatcAGGTACAATCTGATatgcaataaaaattatgagtatgagtatgactctatgagtatggtatgatgtatattatacctactcttTGGTATGACctcatagaaaatttaaatttcgcgtcTTTTGGTACTGACAAACTAGTTTGACGGGTTATATCTTATctatgcaaaaataaataaatctcacTCATAGCtaccaaagagcatataatcactatcTAATAGCTACGAAACTACCTACTCGCTTCTCGCTGATATGATGGCCAAGGCGGAAAGCTGAcaaaaggatgactcacgccgCTCACGCCAGACCGGGCCAAAGCTTCtagagcttcgttttctataagcACCATGTGAACACCGATCatccgtcatagaaaatgacatgtcggacgcctcggccggGGCACGGCCCCGTCTAGCGTGAGGAGTCATGCTGACCTAAGAATTCTGCTTAAGTTCCTACTATTTACTGCCACGGCgggttatacatataatatcagactgagtttgaaaaataaaacaccaAATTCTAATTCTTTATTAACAGTCTATTTAGCAGCGTCCCTAAACTCGCTGATCCATTTCTTAATATGCTCCTTGTGACTGTTGCGCGCGATCTTCACTGTGTCAGGGTCTACGGGGTTGGCGGGCATGAGGTCTAAATGGTGCGCTCCGTTGAAGATGATCACCGCTTGCACTGAGTCACTAACGCTGTCGAGGATGCCACCtagaaaaaaaacatgatatatttatatagatggTCTTTACAGTGGATACGGATTTTTACGCCGCTCTGGAGAGCGAGCGAAATATCGCTATACAGATAATTGCGCTGTTTCGCTTACACACTGGAGCAGCAGATTGGGGTTTCGCCACAGAATAAGACACTACTACTACGATAGTACTAGGTAGGTACTGAAGggtcactctctaacaaaacgcgtctattacgacagatacgAGTATGATGAGTAGCGGTGGGCGGCAACTACTAGTGACACTACCAATGGTGTGacccgcatgtacttgtagcgacgcgacgaaatcgcggagtgagccacgcctggttcCGCATCCGGCATCAGTGTGATAATCGCGATGTCCGTGCACGTTGGAGGATCTACTATCTTGTGTCCTAAATCggtaatttgtggtattttctataaaaagggactttattgtcgatggcgcttacgccattattaacgatgctccgatataaatacaatgccgcgcggcgctgtgcggcataagcgccatcgacaataaggtcccttttcatagaaaatggccCATTTAAACTTGACATGACACTTTGAGCCAACCAAAAAGGGGCTCCTGAGGTGCCTACTGCTTAAGTATGCTTCATAATGTCCTGCAAATCTAATATTATGGTGGACATGCGCATTGTAGACATTTTTGGACATAAAAGCTACTGCTACGGGCTAAAACATATTTGCCATCGGAATGTCTCCGGAATTCCGAAATTACCCACATGGAAAAAAAATGCCACATGGTTTGGGTAACAAACTTTTCTATTTCCAACAGAAATTTATTTCTCGTGAAATTTTCCAGAAATCTTTTACCTGCAGCAAAAGGATCCAGCAGCCCATTACTGAACACGATATTGGACGCCGCCTGAATCCTGTTGCCGCCGTACTCAATCTTCGCGAGCTGCTCCCGAGGGTACACCTTGAACTTGTCGTAGCACTCCTTGGAGTAGGACGTGAAGTTCCATGGGACAGGCTCGAACATGTCGTGCTCGCCGGTGGTGCACTTTGGCATCACCATTTCTGTGCAGGCCTGGTAATGGAAAGAGATtgtaatttttgaaataaaggaaaaatggagAATCGCTTCGAGCTAAATTCAAATATCAAATTGTGGCTTCAAAATAAAGAAGTGTTCTTAAGCTTCATGTGTATAAGCCCCTTTCCATCAGAAAATGTCCTTGTGCTTCATATCCCTGACCTGTGTGCCCCTTTTCTGATGGAAAGGTCCGTATGCACAAGAAGCAAAAGGACCGTTTTCTGATAGAAAGCCACATACTATAAAAGCATTAAAAGTGctgattcgatttttttttcaattacctAGATGCCCAATTCGCATTAGAATAATATATGACCCAGATTTTCTCGAGCAATAAAATGTGACGTGTATTTAGGATGATGATGACCAATGCTAGCCTGTTGAATTTCCCAAAAGTTAATGACGTACCTGATAGTTCCAACCAGAAATGTCCAAATTGCCGTATTCACCTCCATTTTTGTAGTCAACACATTCACTCTTGCCATCGTAGTTGGTATACACTTGCAACATCTTCCCGATTCCCTGAGAACAATGGAAAAGAATTGTCAATTGATGTGTGTCGATAACTTACGTAATATTGGAACCGTTCTATTATAGTATTTCGGACCAATATTGTAGTATTTGATAATGACTGTATGTCTCTGTAGGTCCTGTAGACCTGTAGATGAGTTTCTACATCAAACTGGAGAAAAAGTGAAGTGGAAGTGATAATAGATGAGGCATTTCAAAGCAACCGCTTCTTACCTCTAGCAAGGCCTGTCCCTTCAACGTCTGATTCAGGTACTGGCAGACAACCCTGACTGGCTCAGCTGGTAGTGGAATCAGCAAATCCGACGCGAACGGATAGTTGACCATAGCCAGCAATTCGTACATGGAGCGAAGGAAGTTGATGAGTTTCTGAACCTCGGTCGCATTGCGGACTGGGTCACAGAGCTTCCAGTTCTTTTGGAGCCATTCGGAGCCGTTGGCGGTGGTGGAGAACTTTCTGGAAATTTAAATAGGGTTTATTAACGTAACTTTTTATCGGACACTGCTCAGAGGGACAAAGGTacgaataaaaataaccaaaccgcctgtcaccaaagcgttcgcaaaattatattgtatgggaagtttcatagatctgctgcttgacgttgatcagtctgttaactgtggttGTTGCCACTGGCCCTAGTCTGTTGCAGCTAAGGCGGGCGCTATGATCAGTAATCACAATCAGTCATgagaaacaacaaaaaaattttttttttgttaaaacaatGTAAGTACCTCAAATCTTAACAGGTCTTTGATTCTAAACATCGTAACTATCCGTAGCTATCCGTCTGAATTGGGTACATTCCAATAATGATTAAACGCATTGAAATCTTCTAGGTATCAAATTATCAATCCTCTTCATGTCAATTGGCAACATTTTATGAGAAGCAGACGC
This genomic window contains:
- the LOC134756121 gene encoding lysosomal Pro-X carboxypeptidase-like; translation: MWRITVILLTLNIVKSEYKYTTNWFKVPLDHFGFQRNEEFQIKYLVNEEHWDKDGGPIFFYTGNEGLVEVFAKHTGFMWEIAEEFKAKLVFAEHRYYGASKPFGNKSLDNEHIGYLTSSQALADYADLLDYLQDHQLVPKYPVIVFGGSYGAMLAAYFRMKYPHMVTGAIAASAPIHMFTGMVPCDAYYHIVTSSFNIAGSTCVENIKDSWATLRKFSTTANGSEWLQKNWKLCDPVRNATEVQKLINFLRSMYELLAMVNYPFASDLLIPLPAEPVRVVCQYLNQTLKGQALLEGIGKMLQVYTNYDGKSECVDYKNGGEYGNLDISGWNYQACTEMVMPKCTTGEHDMFEPVPWNFTSYSKECYDKFKVYPREQLAKIEYGGNRIQAASNIVFSNGLLDPFAAGGILDSVSDSVQAVIIFNGAHHLDLMPANPVDPDTVKIARNSHKEHIKKWISEFRDAAK